Proteins found in one Paenibacillus borealis genomic segment:
- a CDS encoding ABC transporter permease: protein MQSNTPKTVRPEEEQRISVSGPKGSGREQDVSTASAIQPAAAGWSKEWLYRGISVASLLAALLLWWLVSAREWVNPLFLPGPQTVWAAFTDVLHEGYKGQTLLNHIGTSMRRLFLALAAAFVTAVPLGILCGRYRVLRAVIDPFIEFYRPLPPLAYYTLLILWFGITDVSKVLLLFLGAFAPLFITAVFSVQRLSPDRINGARSLGARGWKLYAFVIFPSVLPELLTGLRTAVGVSYSTLVAAEMVAAVSGVGWLVLDASKFLRSDIMYLGIIIMALIAIVIDLIIRSLIRRVSPWTEQ, encoded by the coding sequence ATGCAGAGCAACACACCAAAGACAGTGCGTCCGGAGGAAGAACAGAGGATTAGCGTTAGCGGGCCTAAGGGCAGCGGCAGGGAGCAGGATGTATCAACAGCTTCCGCGATCCAACCTGCAGCAGCAGGGTGGTCCAAAGAATGGCTGTACCGGGGAATCTCTGTCGCTTCCCTGCTGGCCGCGCTGCTGCTGTGGTGGCTGGTTAGTGCCAGGGAGTGGGTAAACCCGCTGTTCCTGCCGGGGCCGCAGACCGTATGGGCAGCCTTCACCGATGTTCTGCATGAAGGATACAAGGGGCAGACGCTGCTGAACCATATCGGTACCAGCATGCGCAGGCTGTTTCTGGCCCTCGCCGCTGCCTTCGTTACCGCAGTGCCGCTGGGGATTCTATGCGGCCGTTACCGGGTGCTGCGTGCGGTCATTGATCCTTTTATCGAATTCTACCGGCCGCTGCCGCCGCTTGCCTACTATACTTTGCTCATCCTCTGGTTCGGCATTACGGATGTTTCGAAGGTGCTGCTGCTGTTCCTCGGAGCATTCGCCCCGCTCTTCATTACGGCTGTCTTCAGTGTCCAGCGGCTGAGTCCGGACCGGATCAACGGGGCCAGATCGCTGGGGGCACGGGGCTGGAAGCTGTATGCCTTCGTGATCTTCCCCTCGGTGCTGCCGGAGCTGTTAACCGGACTGCGGACGGCAGTAGGGGTAAGCTACTCCACGCTGGTCGCGGCAGAGATGGTGGCTGCCGTCTCGGGAGTCGGCTGGCTTGTACTGGATGCAAGCAAGTTCCTGCGCAGCGATATTATGTATCTCGGCATTATCATCATGGCGCTGATCGCCATCGTTATTGATTTGATTATCCGCAGTTTAATCCGGCGTGTATCGCCGTGGACGGAACAATAA
- a CDS encoding aliphatic sulfonate ABC transporter substrate-binding protein, translating into MNKLHSKFHLGTLLAIFALLVMVTGCGNSAGNSGNSGNTAKVAAATETAAATEAAAAEEATPAPAAAEELPKEIRIGYQVSPNGELLAKSLGLLEKKYPDIKISWLKFDSGRDVNVAIASGGIDFGLLGTPPGASGVAQGLPDQIYYIHDVIGESEALVVKSAARISSLAELKGHKIATTFGSTSHFSLLSALKQENIDPASITILDMQAPDIVAAWQRGDIDGAYTWQPSQSKLVEDGGKVIITSADVAAKGGITGEFGVVHKDFIGKYPNAVKGYIAVLDEAVKYYRDHPQESAEAMSAELGLSAEATLKAMSEIIVLDASQQSAPEYMGTPDQPGAFGQLLKDTGDFLVEQKSITDSPDLSVYQQALRSDLYTGN; encoded by the coding sequence ATGAACAAGCTTCATTCGAAGTTTCACTTGGGAACCCTTCTGGCAATATTCGCTTTGCTGGTGATGGTAACCGGCTGCGGCAATTCCGCTGGTAATAGCGGGAACAGCGGAAACACAGCGAAAGTGGCTGCTGCTACAGAGACAGCCGCCGCTACAGAGGCAGCTGCGGCGGAGGAAGCTACGCCAGCACCTGCCGCGGCGGAAGAGCTGCCGAAGGAAATCCGCATCGGCTATCAGGTCTCGCCAAACGGCGAGCTGCTGGCCAAGTCCCTCGGTCTGCTGGAGAAGAAATATCCTGATATCAAGATATCATGGCTCAAGTTCGATTCCGGCCGCGATGTGAACGTGGCGATTGCCAGCGGCGGTATCGATTTCGGCCTGCTGGGCACCCCTCCGGGAGCTTCCGGTGTGGCCCAAGGTCTGCCGGATCAAATCTATTATATTCATGATGTCATCGGCGAGAGTGAGGCGCTGGTAGTCAAGAGTGCTGCCAGAATCAGCTCCCTCGCCGAGCTCAAAGGTCACAAGATCGCTACCACATTCGGCTCCACCTCCCATTTCAGTCTGCTGTCAGCACTGAAGCAGGAGAACATTGATCCTGCATCCATTACCATACTTGATATGCAGGCTCCCGACATCGTTGCCGCCTGGCAGAGAGGCGATATCGACGGTGCTTATACCTGGCAGCCGAGCCAGTCGAAGCTGGTCGAGGATGGCGGCAAGGTCATCATCACCTCAGCCGATGTGGCGGCCAAAGGCGGCATTACCGGAGAGTTCGGCGTGGTGCACAAGGATTTCATCGGGAAGTATCCGAATGCCGTTAAGGGTTATATCGCAGTGCTGGATGAAGCGGTGAAATATTACCGGGATCATCCGCAGGAGTCGGCTGAAGCGATGTCGGCTGAGCTTGGTCTTAGCGCCGAAGCCACGCTTAAGGCGATGAGTGAAATCATCGTGCTGGATGCCTCACAGCAATCGGCCCCTGAATATATGGGCACGCCGGATCAGCCGGGCGCATTCGGGCAGCTGCTGAAGGACACGGGTGATTTCCTAGTGGAGCAGAAGTCGATCACTGATTCACCGGACCTCTCGGTCTACCAGCAGGCGCTGCGGAGCGATTTGTATACCGGTAATTAA
- a CDS encoding ABC transporter ATP-binding protein, translating to MIFEKKLDGPGGTGVLSAGRYGESRRTAEASGLSGAAAAAVPVTSSGSGKGILLEGIGLTYGRGADARQVLQEVDLQLTPGEFVVVLGPSGCGKTSLLNIIAGYLKPSQGSIAINGKRHTRPDSEVGVVFQQANLFPWLTLARNIEFGLRMKNQPKAERRERVAYFLELMGLTASARLYPHQLSGGMKQRAAIARTLAAEPEIVLLDEPFSALDALTRENMQIHLREIWRKTGKCMFFITHDVDEALLLSSRLIVMHPGPGRIVEDFANPLTEGSISRSFNDIRSGGEYSSLREYLVSRMDVQ from the coding sequence ATGATCTTTGAGAAAAAACTGGACGGTCCCGGAGGTACAGGTGTACTCAGCGCCGGGAGATACGGGGAGAGCAGACGCACTGCAGAAGCTTCCGGCTTGAGCGGAGCTGCTGCAGCTGCGGTACCGGTAACCTCCTCCGGCAGCGGGAAGGGGATTCTGCTGGAAGGCATCGGCCTCACTTATGGCAGAGGGGCCGATGCACGCCAAGTGCTGCAGGAGGTTGATCTGCAGCTGACACCGGGTGAATTCGTTGTAGTTCTTGGACCTTCGGGCTGCGGTAAAACCTCCTTGCTGAACATTATCGCCGGGTACTTAAAGCCGTCGCAGGGAAGCATCGCCATTAACGGCAAACGCCATACCCGGCCTGACTCCGAGGTTGGCGTGGTGTTCCAGCAGGCGAACCTCTTCCCCTGGCTGACGCTTGCCCGAAATATCGAATTCGGGCTGCGGATGAAGAATCAGCCCAAGGCTGAGCGCAGGGAGCGTGTCGCTTATTTTCTGGAGCTGATGGGCCTCACGGCTTCCGCCAGACTATACCCCCACCAGCTCTCCGGAGGCATGAAGCAGCGGGCGGCAATCGCCCGCACCCTGGCCGCCGAGCCGGAGATCGTCCTGCTTGATGAGCCGTTCAGCGCGCTGGACGCCCTGACCCGCGAGAATATGCAGATTCACCTGCGGGAGATCTGGCGCAAGACCGGGAAATGCATGTTCTTCATCACCCATGATGTGGATGAGGCCCTGCTGCTGTCCAGCCGCCTGATTGTCATGCATCCCGGACCGGGAAGAATTGTCGAAGATTTCGCCAATCCGCTGACTGAAGGCAGCATCAGCCGCTCCTTCAATGACATCCGCAGCGGCGGGGAGTACAGCAGTCTGCGCGAGTATCTGGTCTCGCGGATGGATGTGCAGTAG
- a CDS encoding GNAT family N-acetyltransferase has product MLTIAKAGTENLEEMCLLLQELFGMEQDFTGAADLDKQRAGLRLILEHPEHGQLLLLKRGDKVAGMVNLVFTFSTFEGGPVITLEDFIIAAEERGQGSGRFFMDGIVAYAKEHRFLRITLLADAENARALHFYEAAGYGYSNMRCLRLAVK; this is encoded by the coding sequence ATGCTGACGATAGCCAAAGCGGGGACAGAGAATCTGGAAGAAATGTGCCTGCTGCTGCAGGAGCTGTTTGGGATGGAACAGGATTTTACAGGAGCGGCTGACCTGGACAAGCAGAGAGCGGGACTGCGGTTGATTCTGGAGCATCCGGAACACGGACAATTGCTGCTGCTCAAACGGGGAGATAAGGTAGCAGGCATGGTGAATCTGGTATTTACGTTCAGCACGTTTGAAGGCGGGCCGGTGATCACGCTGGAGGATTTCATCATTGCGGCTGAAGAGCGGGGACAGGGCAGCGGCCGATTTTTTATGGACGGCATTGTGGCCTACGCCAAGGAGCACCGATTTCTGCGGATCACTCTGCTGGCCGATGCCGAGAACGCGCGGGCGCTGCATTTTTATGAAGCTGCGGGTTACGGGTACTCTAATATGAGATGTCTGCGGCTGGCGGTGAAGTGA
- a CDS encoding amidase, translating to MPLSNYSAYDALGLAALIKAREVSPRELVETAYARLDEMNPLLNAVVRTRREAALKEADEMPVLDEDTSRPFAGVPFLLKDISQAIGGEPLTSGAMLMKDNIAKRDSNYVARIRRGGFIPLGHTNTPEFGLKNITEPLLHGPARNPWNPAYSPGGSSGGAAAAVAAGIVPAAGASDGGGSIRIPASFTGLFGLKPTRGRTPVGPGIGRQWQGASIDFALTRTVRDSAAMLDLLQVVQPEAAFQTPLYPGVYLDDLLKPAQRKLRIAYTTASPVGTPVSEEAVQAVLNTVKWLESEGYAVEEKLSPVNGVRLMDNYYTMNAGEVSAMFLSLESGMGRTIAASEVDIVTWVLAEAGKQVSAAEFVHSLHEWDVAAAQMAALMDRFDLYITPANADSAPKIGELTQTPEEIQQLLEVSRLSKDAQRRMIYEMFEPSLTYTPFTQLANLTGQPAMSVPVHLTPEGLPIGVQVMASKGREDLLLQLAACLEQSPLWVGMKGNPLFA from the coding sequence ATGCCGTTGTCTAATTATTCCGCTTATGATGCTCTGGGGCTTGCCGCCCTCATCAAGGCACGTGAAGTCTCCCCCCGTGAGCTTGTGGAAACAGCCTATGCCCGGCTCGATGAAATGAATCCGCTGCTGAATGCGGTGGTACGTACCCGACGGGAGGCCGCGCTGAAGGAAGCGGATGAGATGCCCGTCCTTGATGAGGACACTTCCAGGCCGTTTGCCGGAGTTCCCTTCCTGCTGAAGGATATCTCCCAGGCGATCGGAGGAGAACCGCTAACTTCCGGTGCCATGCTCATGAAGGACAATATCGCCAAACGGGACTCTAATTACGTTGCCCGTATCCGCCGGGGCGGCTTCATTCCGCTGGGACACACGAATACGCCTGAATTCGGCCTCAAAAATATTACCGAGCCGCTGCTTCACGGCCCGGCACGCAACCCGTGGAACCCCGCCTATTCACCCGGCGGGTCCAGCGGCGGTGCTGCGGCGGCCGTTGCCGCAGGGATCGTTCCGGCCGCCGGAGCCAGTGACGGCGGCGGCTCCATCCGCATACCGGCCTCGTTCACCGGCCTGTTCGGGCTGAAGCCGACGCGCGGGCGCACGCCGGTCGGCCCGGGTATCGGCCGCCAGTGGCAGGGCGCGTCGATCGACTTTGCCCTGACGCGGACTGTGCGTGACAGTGCCGCGATGCTTGATCTGCTGCAGGTGGTGCAGCCGGAAGCGGCTTTTCAGACCCCGCTGTATCCGGGGGTCTATCTGGATGATCTGCTGAAGCCTGCGCAGCGGAAGCTGCGGATCGCGTACACTACAGCTTCGCCGGTAGGCACACCGGTATCGGAAGAAGCTGTACAAGCTGTGCTTAACACTGTAAAGTGGCTGGAATCGGAAGGCTACGCGGTCGAGGAAAAGCTGAGTCCGGTTAACGGGGTCAGGCTGATGGACAACTACTATACGATGAATGCCGGAGAGGTATCCGCAATGTTCCTGTCACTTGAGAGCGGTATGGGCCGCACGATTGCGGCAAGCGAAGTGGATATTGTCACCTGGGTGCTGGCTGAAGCCGGCAAGCAGGTCTCGGCCGCAGAATTCGTACACAGTCTGCATGAATGGGATGTGGCTGCCGCGCAGATGGCGGCGCTGATGGACCGCTTCGATCTGTATATCACACCTGCGAATGCGGATTCCGCACCGAAGATCGGGGAGCTGACTCAGACGCCTGAGGAGATTCAGCAGCTACTGGAAGTCAGCAGGCTGTCTAAAGACGCTCAGCGGCGGATGATTTACGAGATGTTCGAGCCAAGTCTGACCTATACACCTTTCACCCAGCTGGCCAATCTGACCGGTCAGCCGGCAATGAGCGTCCCTGTGCACCTCACTCCGGAAGGCTTGCCAATCGGGGTTCAGGTCATGGCTTCCAAAGGACGCGAGGACCTGCTGCTCCAACTGGCCGCTTGCCTGGAACAATCACCGCTGTGGGTAGGTATGAAGGGGAATCCGCTGTTTGCCTGA
- a CDS encoding AraC family transcriptional regulator, which produces MTEQRLETRAVPGEIANDHKEQLARIIAQTEKITLADGRHPTVIPYLSVSRNSRQTPLIPSVLTPSFCLILQGRKKLHYGSTSLEYLPGDYMVSMITLPAFAQIAGVTRDTPYIGLRIDITTQEIASVMTQAGISVKPRDKKLNTAAFIGKADSGLLELFSRLLKLASTGSAREAGYLSGLIKHELIFNLLSGDYGHLFFQEVFFDQKADGIGKAIEWIHQNYTRSFTARELAEANNMSVSGLHHKFKAVTAMSPLQYQKQLRLQEARRLMLSGSMDATTAAMEVGYESASQFSREYRRLFGLPPLKDIQAVRKSIDTGEFYIS; this is translated from the coding sequence ATGACAGAGCAACGGCTTGAAACCCGCGCCGTCCCTGGAGAAATTGCTAATGATCACAAGGAGCAGCTCGCCCGGATCATCGCGCAGACTGAGAAGATTACCCTTGCCGATGGCCGCCATCCCACAGTGATCCCGTATCTTTCGGTTTCCCGCAACAGCCGGCAGACCCCACTGATCCCAAGTGTCTTGACGCCTTCCTTTTGTCTGATCCTACAAGGCCGCAAGAAGCTGCACTACGGCTCAACCAGCCTTGAATATCTGCCGGGAGACTATATGGTATCGATGATTACTCTGCCCGCCTTCGCCCAGATAGCGGGGGTTACCAGAGACACGCCTTATATTGGTCTGCGCATTGACATCACAACGCAGGAAATCGCTTCGGTCATGACGCAGGCAGGGATCAGTGTGAAGCCCAGAGACAAGAAGCTGAATACCGCCGCTTTCATTGGCAAGGCCGATTCCGGCCTCCTGGAGCTGTTCAGCCGGCTGCTGAAGCTTGCCAGCACGGGCAGCGCCAGGGAAGCCGGATATCTGTCCGGACTCATCAAGCATGAGCTGATCTTCAATCTGCTGTCCGGCGATTACGGGCATTTATTCTTTCAGGAGGTATTTTTTGACCAAAAGGCTGACGGTATCGGCAAGGCCATCGAATGGATTCATCAGAATTACACCCGCTCCTTCACCGCCCGGGAGCTCGCAGAGGCCAATAATATGAGTGTGTCTGGCCTGCATCATAAGTTCAAAGCCGTTACAGCGATGAGTCCCTTGCAGTATCAGAAGCAGCTCCGCCTCCAGGAAGCCAGACGCCTCATGCTCAGCGGTTCCATGGACGCGACGACTGCCGCTATGGAAGTCGGTTATGAGAGTGCCTCCCAGTTTAGCCGCGAGTACCGGAGACTGTTCGGCCTCCCGCCGCTGAAGGATATACAAGCCGTGCGCAAAAGTATCGACACGGGTGAATTCTATATAAGCTGA
- a CDS encoding oxidoreductase — translation MTVTLQQPIGSGFGASTTANEILRSTNLSGVNAIVTGGYSGIGLETVRALASAGAKVIVPARDTARAGAALAGIVNIRIESMDLMNPASIDEFAARFLASGQPLHLLINSAGIMAAPLMRDTRGYESHFSTNHLGHFQLAARLWPALRQANGARVVSVSSWGHRQSPVVFGDPNFEHRSYDRMSAYGQSKTANILFALALDKRGRDEGVRAFSVHPGSIAGTGLEEHLSFEELQAAGVIDGEGKPVLDPSRNLKTAVQGAATSVWCAVSPQLEGKGGVYCENCDIAPLVENAEAVTRNEAARRLGSMALGVMPHAVDPEAADRLWSLSEQLTNVEFTIGGEE, via the coding sequence ATGACGGTTACCCTGCAACAACCTATCGGCTCCGGTTTCGGAGCCTCCACAACTGCTAATGAGATTCTGCGCAGCACAAACCTCAGCGGCGTCAATGCCATTGTTACCGGCGGATACTCAGGGATCGGCCTTGAAACGGTGCGTGCACTGGCTTCCGCCGGTGCAAAGGTCATCGTCCCGGCGCGGGATACCGCCAGAGCGGGTGCTGCACTTGCCGGTATCGTTAATATCAGAATTGAGAGTATGGACCTGATGAACCCGGCCTCAATTGATGAATTCGCTGCAAGGTTTCTTGCTTCCGGCCAGCCGCTGCATCTGCTGATTAACAGCGCAGGCATTATGGCTGCTCCCCTGATGCGCGACACGAGGGGATATGAGTCGCATTTCTCTACCAATCACCTGGGACATTTCCAGTTGGCGGCCCGTTTGTGGCCGGCGCTGCGTCAGGCGAACGGGGCGCGAGTCGTATCCGTATCTTCATGGGGACACCGGCAATCCCCGGTCGTGTTCGGCGATCCGAACTTCGAACACCGCAGCTATGACCGCATGTCTGCCTACGGCCAGTCGAAGACGGCCAATATTCTGTTCGCGCTTGCCCTGGACAAGCGCGGCCGGGACGAAGGTGTGCGCGCCTTCTCGGTTCATCCGGGCAGTATCGCCGGTACAGGCCTAGAAGAGCATCTGTCCTTCGAGGAGCTTCAGGCTGCCGGTGTTATTGACGGAGAGGGCAAGCCGGTCCTTGATCCTTCACGGAATCTGAAGACAGCAGTGCAAGGAGCAGCGACCAGTGTCTGGTGTGCGGTAAGTCCGCAGCTGGAAGGTAAGGGCGGCGTCTATTGCGAGAACTGCGATATTGCCCCGCTGGTGGAGAATGCCGAAGCTGTCACCCGTAACGAGGCAGCCCGCCGTTTGGGCTCGATGGCACTTGGCGTGATGCCGCACGCAGTCGACCCTGAAGCGGCGGACCGCCTCTGGAGTCTGAGCGAGCAGCTGACGAATGTAGAATTCACAATTGGAGGAGAGGAATAA
- a CDS encoding aldo/keto reductase: MHTRKLGSQGLEVPAIGLGCMGMSQSYGPADEGESIATLHRAIELGCNFFDTAQGYGPLTNEELLGRAFKGRRSEVILATKFGFRFKDGKQVGAERASRPEEIREAVEGSLLRMGTDYIDLLYQHRIDPAVPIEEVAGTVGDLVREGKVRYFGLSEAGARNIRRAHAVHPVSALQSEYSLWERNLEADIIPVLRELGIGLVPFCPLGRGFLAGGVKRSEEYAEGDTRRADPRYQGANYDANLKAAQIVHELAAVKQAKSAQIALAWVLHKGADFVPIPGTKRRKYLEENVAAGSLALNPAEMKRLDDALAPGTISGQRYPDWIMSTIDR; the protein is encoded by the coding sequence CTGCACACACGCAAGCTTGGCAGTCAGGGGCTGGAGGTACCCGCCATCGGCCTGGGCTGCATGGGAATGAGCCAATCCTATGGACCGGCGGATGAGGGTGAGTCCATTGCCACACTGCACCGGGCCATTGAACTCGGCTGTAATTTCTTCGACACGGCCCAGGGGTATGGTCCTCTTACGAATGAGGAATTGCTCGGCCGGGCATTCAAGGGCCGCCGCAGCGAGGTCATCTTAGCAACCAAGTTCGGCTTCCGGTTCAAGGACGGCAAGCAGGTCGGTGCCGAGAGAGCCAGCCGGCCGGAGGAGATCCGCGAGGCGGTAGAAGGCTCGCTTCTGCGGATGGGCACCGACTATATTGATCTGCTCTATCAGCACCGCATTGATCCGGCTGTGCCTATCGAAGAGGTAGCCGGAACAGTAGGTGATCTGGTCAGAGAGGGCAAGGTGCGTTATTTCGGCTTGTCCGAAGCGGGTGCCCGCAACATCCGCCGCGCCCATGCGGTTCATCCGGTGTCTGCGCTGCAGAGTGAATATTCGCTATGGGAGCGTAATCTGGAGGCGGATATCATTCCTGTGCTGCGCGAGCTGGGCATCGGGCTCGTACCGTTCTGCCCGCTGGGGCGGGGATTCCTGGCAGGAGGGGTGAAACGTTCGGAAGAGTATGCCGAAGGCGATACCCGCCGTGCCGATCCCCGCTACCAGGGGGCTAATTATGACGCTAACCTGAAGGCTGCGCAGATTGTGCACGAACTCGCTGCTGTGAAGCAGGCGAAGTCTGCGCAGATCGCCCTGGCCTGGGTCTTGCATAAGGGCGCAGATTTCGTGCCGATTCCCGGCACGAAACGCCGGAAATACCTTGAAGAGAATGTGGCTGCCGGCAGCCTCGCGCTTAATCCGGCCGAGATGAAGCGGCTGGACGATGCATTGGCGCCGGGGACAATCTCCGGGCAGCGTTATCCCGATTGGATTATGTCAACGATTGACCGCTGA
- a CDS encoding extracellular solute-binding protein — protein sequence MKRRLTSALILMMLAASLSACSSNNNPAAGNNGNTGNTGNTANDTEASGPVTYPIQTDEKLSYWGEINGNLISVAATHDEIPFFQDWQKQTGVPLKFTAPPTGQVKEALNVMLASGDLPDMIEYNFLGDFPGGPEKAINDGYILKLNDLIDKHAPNLKKYLQDHPDIDKMVKTDSGSYYAFPFIRGDEFLRVFQGPIIRKDWLDELGLPVPETIDDWTKTLTAFKEKKGAAAPFSVVSKPRFFNESGNGAFLGAFGVTRGFYQEDGVIKFGPAESGFKEYLKLFRQWYADGLLDKNIATSDSKALDGNMASGATGASVGNAGGGIGKWQPLVEGNDPKAVLVAAPYPVLNKGETPKFGQKSQAYASEGTVAITTSAKDPVLAVEMLDYGYSEEGHLFFNFGTEGVSYNMEDGYPKYTDLLLKNPDNLAPAQAISKYARGSYNGPFVQDQRYAEQFFALQTQRDAVGIWKNTDADKYNLPPITPTPEESSEYATIMNDINTLVDEMTLKIILGQEPLEQYESYVDKMKSLKLDRAIEIQKAALDRYNAR from the coding sequence ATGAAAAGACGCTTAACTTCTGCACTGATTCTTATGATGCTCGCAGCATCGCTCTCCGCCTGTTCTTCCAATAATAATCCGGCGGCGGGCAACAACGGCAATACAGGCAATACAGGTAACACGGCAAATGATACCGAAGCAAGCGGGCCGGTCACGTATCCGATCCAGACGGACGAGAAGCTCTCCTATTGGGGAGAAATCAACGGCAATCTGATCAGTGTAGCGGCGACGCATGATGAAATTCCTTTTTTCCAGGATTGGCAAAAGCAAACCGGCGTTCCGCTGAAATTCACGGCCCCGCCGACCGGTCAGGTTAAAGAAGCACTTAATGTCATGCTGGCTTCGGGCGATCTGCCGGATATGATTGAGTACAACTTTTTGGGCGACTTTCCGGGGGGGCCTGAGAAAGCGATCAATGACGGATACATTCTGAAGCTGAATGATCTGATTGACAAGCATGCGCCGAATCTGAAGAAATATCTGCAGGATCATCCGGACATTGACAAGATGGTCAAGACGGACAGCGGCAGCTATTATGCGTTCCCTTTTATCCGGGGGGATGAGTTCCTGCGCGTGTTCCAGGGGCCGATTATCCGCAAGGACTGGCTGGATGAGCTGGGCCTGCCGGTGCCGGAGACCATTGATGACTGGACCAAGACCCTAACCGCCTTTAAGGAGAAAAAAGGGGCAGCCGCACCGTTCTCCGTAGTCAGCAAGCCGCGTTTCTTCAATGAATCCGGCAACGGCGCCTTCCTGGGGGCTTTCGGCGTGACCCGCGGCTTCTATCAGGAAGACGGCGTGATCAAGTTCGGCCCTGCCGAAAGCGGCTTCAAGGAATACCTGAAGCTGTTCCGCCAGTGGTATGCGGACGGCCTGCTGGACAAGAATATCGCCACCTCGGATTCCAAAGCGCTGGATGGCAACATGGCCTCAGGGGCAACCGGCGCATCCGTAGGCAATGCGGGCGGCGGAATCGGCAAATGGCAGCCGCTGGTGGAGGGCAATGATCCGAAGGCTGTGCTGGTTGCCGCACCTTATCCGGTGCTGAACAAAGGCGAAACGCCTAAGTTCGGACAGAAGAGCCAGGCTTACGCCTCCGAAGGAACGGTAGCGATCACAACCTCAGCCAAGGACCCGGTGCTCGCTGTGGAAATGCTGGATTACGGCTACAGTGAGGAAGGGCATCTGTTCTTCAACTTCGGTACGGAGGGCGTCAGCTACAATATGGAGGACGGTTATCCGAAATACACCGACCTGCTGCTGAAGAATCCGGATAATCTGGCTCCGGCGCAGGCGATTTCGAAGTATGCCCGCGGCAGCTACAATGGTCCGTTTGTGCAGGATCAGCGTTATGCCGAGCAATTCTTCGCCCTGCAGACCCAGCGTGACGCGGTGGGCATCTGGAAGAACACGGATGCGGACAAATACAATCTGCCGCCGATTACACCGACTCCGGAGGAGAGCTCCGAGTATGCGACGATTATGAATGATATCAATACGCTGGTGGATGAAATGACACTGAAGATTATCCTCGGCCAGGAGCCGCTGGAGCAATACGAGAGCTATGTGGACAAGATGAAGTCGCTGAAACTGGACCGTGCGATCGAAATCCAGAAGGCAGCACTGGACCGCTATAACGCAAGATAA
- a CDS encoding ABC transporter permease subunit, whose product MAKTQTGAGQRALAPARTTNRFLRDFRINKYLYLMMIPVIAYYFIFHYAPMYGALIAFKEYSPMKGILGSDWVGLKHFHDFFNSYYFWRILKNTLVISFYSLIFEFPAPIILALLINEIRSKSFKRVAQTITYMPYFISLVVICGIITDFTNADGVINGLFTFFGYDGQAMLQKPELFRPIYILSEIWQRIGWESIIYIAALMSIDVEQYEAARMDGASRIKQMFYITLPGILPTISIMLILRMGNLLNVGFEKIILLYNPITYETADVISSFVYRKGLLEFGWSYSSAVGLFNSVINLFLLITANYVSRKVNKNSLW is encoded by the coding sequence ATGGCAAAAACGCAAACCGGCGCAGGACAAAGAGCTTTGGCACCTGCGCGGACAACAAACCGCTTCCTCCGTGATTTCCGGATCAATAAGTACCTGTATCTGATGATGATTCCGGTCATCGCCTATTATTTTATTTTTCATTATGCCCCCATGTACGGCGCACTGATTGCCTTCAAGGAATATTCGCCGATGAAGGGCATTCTCGGGAGCGACTGGGTCGGACTGAAGCATTTTCACGATTTCTTCAACAGCTATTACTTCTGGCGGATTCTGAAAAATACGCTGGTCATCAGCTTCTACTCCCTGATCTTTGAATTTCCCGCGCCGATCATTCTGGCCCTGCTGATCAACGAGATCCGCAGCAAGTCATTCAAACGGGTGGCCCAGACGATCACCTATATGCCCTATTTCATTTCACTCGTAGTCATTTGCGGAATCATTACCGACTTCACGAACGCTGACGGTGTGATCAACGGGCTGTTTACGTTCTTCGGCTATGACGGGCAGGCCATGCTGCAGAAGCCGGAGTTATTCCGTCCCATCTACATCCTGTCCGAGATCTGGCAGCGGATCGGCTGGGAGTCGATCATCTATATTGCCGCCCTGATGAGCATTGATGTGGAGCAGTATGAGGCGGCGCGGATGGACGGAGCCAGCCGGATCAAGCAGATGTTCTATATTACGCTGCCCGGCATTCTGCCGACCATCTCCATTATGCTGATTCTCCGGATGGGGAATCTGCTGAATGTCGGCTTCGAGAAGATTATCCTGCTGTACAACCCGATTACTTATGAGACAGCCGATGTGATCTCGTCCTTCGTCTACCGCAAAGGGCTGCTTGAATTCGGCTGGAGCTACAGCTCTGCCGTAGGCTTGTTTAATTCGGTAATCAACCTGTTCCTGCTGATTACCGCGAATTACGTGAGCCGCAAAGTCAACAAAAATAGCTTGTGGTGA